In the Gossypium arboreum isolate Shixiya-1 chromosome 10, ASM2569848v2, whole genome shotgun sequence genome, one interval contains:
- the LOC108488035 gene encoding transcription factor MYB102, which yields MGRAPCCDKNGLKKGPWTPEEDQKLIDYIQTHGYGNWRTLPKNAGLQRCGKSCRLRWTNYLRPDIKRGRFSFEEEEAIIQLHSVLGNKWSAIAARLPGRTDNEIKNYWNTHIRKRLLRMGIDPVTHSPRLDLLDLSSILGCCSFYNQSQMNMSTRLLGGGGGVQPLVNPEILRLATSIMSSPQRENQNPDFLFHENQYQQPPLMQNTNVAEPVMNNNPNVIIDQFPFNGCSTDWQNNANDVLPYLTEDNYVPVPSNCYGGGNGEPSFRTPSSSSPTPLNSNNSTYINSSSTEDESYSSDILKFEIPDFLDVNEFM from the exons ATGGGAAGAGCACCTTGCTGTGATAAAAATGGTCTGAAGAAAGGTCCATGGACACCTGAAGAAGATCAGAAACTTATCGATTATATTCAAACACATGGTTATGGTAATTGGAGAACATTGCCCAAGAATGCTG GGTTACAAAGGTGTGGAAAGAGTTGTCGTCTTCGTTGGACTAATTATTTAAGACCTGACATAAAACGAGGCAGGTTTtcatttgaagaagaagaagccatAATTCAACTCCATAGTGTGTTGGGCAACAA GTGGTCTGCCATAGCTGCACGGTTGCCTGGAAGGACAGATAATGAAATAAAGAACTATTGGAACACACATATTAGGAAGAGGTTGCTTCGAATGGGGATTGATCCAGTGACACACAGTCCACGATTGGATCTTCTTGATTTGTCTTCAATCTTAGGTTGTTGTTCTTTTTATAACCAGTCTCAAATGAACATGTCGACGAGGTTGCTCGGCGGCGGCGGTGGTGTTCAACCCTTGGTGAACCCTGAGATTCTAAGGTTAGCCACGTCTATCATGTCATCACCTCAACGTGAAAACCAAAACCCAGATTTTCTTTTCCATGAAAATCAATACCAGCAACCGCCATTAATGCAAAACACAAATGTAGCAGAACCGGTGATGAACAACAACCCTAATGTAATAATAGATCAGTTTCCATTTAATGGCTGTTCCACTGACTGGCAAAACAATGCCAATGACGTACTCCCATATTTGACCGAAGATAATTACGTTCCGGTACCGTCAAACTGTTACGGCGGCGGAAACGGAGAACCGAGCTTCAGGACGCCGTCTTCATCGAGTCCAACGCCGTTGAATTCAAATAATTCAACGTACATCAACAGTAGCAGCACTGAAGATGAAAGCTATAGCAGTGATATATTGAAGTTTGAAATCCCAGATTTTTTGGATGTTAATGAATTCAtgtaa
- the LOC108489159 gene encoding uncharacterized protein LOC108489159 — translation MSRILRFANIRKAVESAISNQRSNRSEFRKYATVVSVGLHLPQYRVFSHYRFNSGGKAPILLQNTKEGLCRGYFAKNRSFVSASSAVTHRAQVAWKRLTQKCSAGGRTFPQISMTAQAVSLALSHSHLIVPGIFGLTCGRIALAQRTLIETDYYPSQNTLSMRARDGHAVVSAILLSAVEGVILLVRALFLAVLFSPSIIMAPFADAFGPQFRKMWLEVVHRSLEKAGPAFIKWGQWAATRPDLFPRDLCIKLSELHSKAPEHSFAYTKKTIEKAFGRRLSEIFEAFEEEPVASGSIAQVHRASLRFRYPGQRVKPMVVAVKVRHPGVGESIRRDFVIINSVAKLSTFIPTLKWLRLDESVQQFAVFMMSQVDLAREAAHLNRFIYNFRSWRDVSFPKPVYPLVHPAVLVETYEQGESVAHYVDGLEGHDRIKSALAHIGTHALLKMLLVDNFIHADMHPGNILVRVSQSKASRKQLFKTKPHVIFLDVGMTAELSKGDRVNLLEFFKAVARRDGRTAAECTLRLSQRQNCPNPKAFIEEVEEAFTFWGTPEGDLVHPAECMQELLEKVRRHKVNIDGNVCTVMVTTLVLEGWQRKLDPGYDVMQTLQTLLLKADWAKSLSYTIDGLMAP, via the exons ATGTCCAG AATTTTGAGATTTGCAAATATTAGGAAAGCTGTGGAATCTGCTATTTCGAACCAGAGGTCGAACCGTTCGGAATTTAGGAAGTATGCGACAGTGGTTTCTGTCGGGTTGCATTTGCCACAGTATAGAGTGTTCTCCCATTATAGGTTCAACAGTGGAGGAAAGGCTCCAATCTTGTTGCAGAATACAAAGGAAGGGTTGTGTCGAGGTTATTTTGCCAAGAACCGTTCCTTCGTTTCTGCAAGTAGTGCAGTAACTCATCGTGCCCAAGTTGCTTGGAAAAGGCTTACACAAAAATGTTCTGCCGGTGGTCGAACATTCCCTCAGATAAGCATGACTGCTCAAGCAGTCAGCTTAGCTTTGTCACACTCGCACTTGATAGTACCTGGTATTTTTGGCTTGACATGTGGACGAATAGCATTGGCACAGAGGACTTTAATAGAAACAGATTACTACCCATCACAGAATACTTTATCAATGCGTGCACGAGATGGACACGCTGTTGTTTCTGCTATACTACTTTCAGCTGTAGAAGGTGTTATTTTGCTGGTGAGAGCTTTGTTTCTTGCGGTTTTGTTCTCTCCTAGCATAATAATGGCACCATTTGCCGACGCATTTGGTCCACAGTTCAGGAAAATGTGGCTTGAAGTTGTGCATCGCTCACTTGAAAAAGCAGGTCCAGCTTTCATAAAGTGGGGTCAATGGGCAGCAACAAGACCAGATCTCTTTCCTAGAGATCTATGCATCAAACTGTCAGAGCTTCACAGCAAAGCTCCTGAGCATAGCTTTGCCTACACAAAGAAAACTATTGAAAAAGCATTTGGCCGTAGGCTATCTGAAATTTTTGAGGCTTTTGAAGAAGAACCTGTGGCATCTGGAAGTATAGCTCAGGTGCACCGGGCTTCTTTGAGATTCCGCTATCCTGGTCAGCGGGTCAAGCCCATGGTAGTTGCAGTAAAGGTTAGGCATCCTGGTGTTGGTGAATCAATTAGGAGAGATTTTGTGATTATCAACTCAGTGGCTAAGTTATCAACGTTCATCCCTACTCTGAAATGGTTGAGATTGGATGAGAGTGTCCAGCAGTTTGCTGTTTTCATGATGTCTCAAGTTGACCTTGCAAGGGAAGCTGCCCATTTGAACCGTTTTATATACAACTTCCGAAGCTGGAGGGATGTTTCTTTTCCTAAGCCTGTGTATCCACTTGTGCATCCCGCTGTTTTAGTGGAAACTTATGAGCAAGGGGAAAGTGTTGCACACTATGTTGATGGCCTTGAAGGACATGATCGGATTAAGTCTGCACTCGCTCATATTGGAACTCATGCACTTTTAAAGATGCTTCTG GTTGACAACTTTATTCATGCTGACATGCATCCGGGAAATATCCTTGTTCGGGTGTCTCAAAGCAAGGCTTCTCGGAAACAGCTTTTTAAAACAAAGCCTCATGTCATCTTCCTTGATGTAGGCATGACTGCTGAACTTTCAAAGGGTGATCGTGTTAATTTATTGGAATTTTTTAAGGCTGTTGCCCGTAGAGATGGCCGTACTGCTGCAGAGTGCACGCTTAGACTATCACAAAGACAAAATTGCCCAAACCCGAAGGCTTTTATTGAG GAAGTAGAAGAAGCCTTCACTTTCTGGGGTACTCCGGAGGGTGATCTAGTCCATCCGGCTGAATGCATGCAAGAATTGCTTGAGAAAGTAAGGCGTCATAAAGTCAATATTGATGGCAATGTATGCACTGTGATGGTCACAACTTTGGTTCTTGAG